The region AATTGCTTTTCGGTTCGCGATCTAGTCTAGAAGAGGTGGGGGAACCGGTTCCCCTCGTTTGGAAGGCCCCATGCGAAGTATAAAAGCATCCTGCGACCGCTCCAATCGATATCAGTTTCGGCTATctaatcaatcaattaatttccGCCAAGCGCCAAGTCGGTCACAACTGCTGTACAACAAACGCACCAACCATGCACCGAGCAACATTGATCAGTGCCTTCGCCCTAGTGGCCATCGCTTCCTTCACCGGGGCCAGCGCTGAAGCCCCGTTGCGCTTCCGGCAGCGTGCTGCAGCACCGAGATTCGTTCCGCAACGTCCGAATGGTCGGTTTGCGAGGTTGGAAGAGGCACCAGCGCAGGCGGAACAGcaaccaggagcagcagcagcagcagcagcaggtgacaGTGTAGACGCGTCATCGGATGGCTATCACTATCCTAAGCCGGTGTCTTCCGGTTATAATTACCCGAAGCCGGACCAAGCGTTCCCACTGCCCGGTGAGCAGCCGGTCGAAACGGAATCCGAGGCTCCAACGGAGGCACCGACGACACCTGGAGATACCCAGGACcaggcaacgacgacggctgaTCCGGTCGAAGGTTCCGGTGACTATGACGAGCCGACGGCGGCACCGGCTGTGGACGATTCGCTCGAAGCTACGACCGTGGCCAGTGccgacaccgccaccaacgctAAGCTGCGCCGGCGCCAACAGCTGgtcaatccgatccgatacaCCCAGTTCAGTCAGCGTCTGGAGCAACCCGTGCAACCAACAATCCAGCGCCCAGTGTATCTCATCAATCTGCCAGAATCTACgctgcaacagctgctgctactcaacAGTCCACTGGCAGTGGCGGCCCAACCCACGATCCAGctggcaccggaaccggccacCGTACTGCTGTCCGAGCTGGATTACGTTTACAAAAAGAAGCGAAGTGTCTGAGCCTTGATCTATCCCATTCTTCTAATCCTAGGGCGCCGCACTAGGATTACCAAAGATGTACTAACCGATCTGTTTTGATCTAACGATTTGACGTTGTTTGAGGCCGGCAAATGGGCGGTAAATGGTTCGCTAGAAATATACAAAACTGTTATCGAAAGCAACTCGTGCGTTACCATCATCTTCGAAAAGCCCAATTACCAATCGTCGTCAGCGAACATCGCTCAGCAACTGGAACGGGAAAGAAATCAGCTCTCGGGATTCTAGTCCAAACAGAGATTTGCCATCTCACGGCCCGGAGAAAATTCCGAGATTTCGGTCGCCTGTCAACCATTTCAACGCGGTGACAACGGCAAAGGCTACCATTGTTTGTGTCAgcagaaaccatcgctcgggTCTCGGGCTCAAGCACATTCCAAGATGCTCATTCTGTCAACTCACCTagctaattgaaaattgatggTTCACCTACGGCAGCGGCACGGCACTCGGGCACACCACAAGCGGCCAAACATGACAGTCATTGGAGCGGAGAAGCGTTTTTGGTTCCGCTCGAGTGTCTGCCTGGTGTTGACTCAGCTTGaggtggatggtttttggtgaggaGCCGGTTTCGAGGAGGTTGCTTGTTTGCAAATCGATTTCCAAACCTACGCCCCTTCCTGGGGGGGGTCGATTGATAGCGGGGAATCTTAGGAGCGAGCTCGGGACCAGTACTGGCAGGAGCGGCAAGCGAGTGAGGAAAAAGTGGAGCCTCATCAATAATGACACTTGGCACCGATATGAAGCTTGCCTGCTTGAGGTGCGTATCTTCTATCAAGGGAAGCGAACACCAAGGTAAACCAGCTCGTTCAGCTCGATAGCCCAAGTACCCCAAAGGACCTGGTTGATAAATGTGATTCCGCGGAGCGGACCAGCACGATGACTCCCTAAGAGTATACATTGTTTATCTTCCATATAGTGCCAACGGACGGGAACAGATGCCATTGAATCAGGAGGATTAAAATCGGAATACCTTGCCGGAAGGCCACCTTGCCTTGCCATGTCATCAACGATGCATCGGAACGAGGCTGAAGTTATGAATTCTGCTGCTAGAAAAGACTCTTTGGCCAACATGTGCCTGGAGCTCAATCACAGCCCTCAAGTGAAGGTGTCCATAATCACATTCCGAGCACTTGAATTCTATTCCATTCTTTACCAGGAATCTCAGGTTTGTATCGCTCCTGGGCCATCGTTGTAGTAAGTAAAGTAACTTTTAATATGAATGCTAACTACTTAAACATTCACTGTAACGACATTTTACACAACATCACATTGACCACAAAGGGGAACGGGGCAGGACATGGTTCCGCCATTAGCCAGCGTCTGCCTCCGGTCACATTGACGTATCTCCTGCCATTGACAGCTTCTCGCATCAGACGCCCGCTTGTGAGTTTTGCCGGAAGCTAAAGAGTCCATTAGATTGCCATTGAGCGGTAGAAGGGGGCGATGGGTCTTCATTTCAGGAAGCTACAAATTGCTCACTTGTCTCGGCGACCCTTCCCCCCGGTACGATGCACGAAGATGCATCCTCTTGATTCATGAGCTCCAAGACGGGGGCATTCGTGAGCTGTTGGAGGAATTTGTTGAAGAAATTTTAATCTTTTGAATGAGTCCCTGCGCAGAGCATCTCATAGAAGATCAGTTCATCTTTAACGGGATTAGAAGCATTATCTTTTGAGGACGCactctcacaaacacaaacaatcaaGCCCATGGCCTACGGTATCCATGgaacaatttttcatttccgagAACCATCCGTGGAGGTCGTAAAATGTCGGTCACGAAGCACCGATCAAGCTGTTACTAATGATTCCCGGCGAACGTTGGGCGTTTGGGGCGTACCATTCCCTAATCCCTCTTCCTCCCACTATCCGTGTGTCTATATAAAGATGTCGGATGCAATAAGTAAAATTATAATTTCAATGGAGCTGCGTGAGACGACGGAGACCGGTCCGATGGGTTCGGTCTGTGGGCATTCCGAACGTTGGAAACGACCCCGGAACGCAGAAagggagtgagagtgagagagagagaacacgagAGCGTAAACCAATCAGACCCTAATCATCAAgataataaaattaatctCACCCACAGACACCCGCCCCCAAAACGATGGAGGCCACCATCAAGGACCGGCGAAAGGAGAGGGAACGGGCGGAATCATCGGGACTGCAGGCCTAGAAGCAGCGAAAGGTCTTCCTTACCTACCTTTCCCCGGgaaacggcaaacggcacGAAATCCAATTTCATCTGCGATAATTCAAACAGGTGGATTACACTGGTACACTGGCCTGCACCATTCCAGTTGTGGaatcgacatcatcatcatcatggccggCGGAATATGGCGGAAACCAATACGCGGTATcgcgctcggtcggtcggtcggtcgggcggtCGGATTGGCACATTTTGAAGCGCGTGTCTTGGGCTTCTAATCGAAGGTTTGGGacactaacaccaccaccaccaggcaagAAAAGGGTCTCCCCGGGGGCTCAGGGGATTGGCTTCGCACTTCGCAGGACTTTCGGGTGAAATGGAGTGTCAAATAGTCTTAAACCGCAGAGCCGCCAACGGGCAGGGTGTAACCTCCCTCTACTCCACAATCGGAATGCAGTTTCGAAAACCTCCGGACTGGAGCCGGACCGTAATTCTGGCGTAGCAGTGCTAGCACCGTGTCCGTAATCTGTAAATGCCTGTGAGCTGTAAATCCAGCGGTTGGGATATCGTATCGAAGGGTTCCCTCAGACGCCATTTGCAGATAAAGCAATACGAGCTACGGTTCCGGACAGGATGGTATTCCTTGCTCGCAGAAATAACTAGACAACCAATATACGCGGCT is a window of Anopheles aquasalis chromosome 2, idAnoAquaMG_Q_19, whole genome shotgun sequence DNA encoding:
- the LOC126572551 gene encoding uncharacterized protein LOC126572551, with translation MHRATLISAFALVAIASFTGASAEAPLRFRQRAAAPRFVPQRPNGRFARLEEAPAQAEQQPGAAAAAAAGDSVDASSDGYHYPKPVSSGYNYPKPDQAFPLPGEQPVETESEAPTEAPTTPGDTQDQATTTADPVEGSGDYDEPTAAPAVDDSLEATTVASADTATNAKLRRRQQLVNPIRYTQFSQRLEQPVQPTIQRPVYLINLPESTLQQLLLLNSPLAVAAQPTIQLAPEPATVLLSELDYVYKKKRSV